In Budorcas taxicolor isolate Tak-1 chromosome 16, Takin1.1, whole genome shotgun sequence, the following are encoded in one genomic region:
- the FNDC10 gene encoding fibronectin type III domain-containing protein 10: MRAPPLLLLLAACAPLSCATAAPTPPGWEPAADAPWCPYKVLPEGPEAGGGRLCFRSPARGFRCQAPGCAAHASAGRSLRASVLRNRSVLLQWRLGPAEARRVRAFALNCSWRGAYTRFPCERVLLGASCRDYLLPDVHDGVRYRLCLQPLPLRAEPAGAPEPAAPAECVEFAAEPAGMREIVVAMTAVGGSICVMLVVICLLVAYITENLMHPAFGRPGLRRQP, from the coding sequence ATGCGCGCCCCgccgctgttgctgctgctggccGCCTGCGCGCCGCTGTCCTGCGCCACGGCCGCCCCGACGCCGCCGGGCTGGGAGCCGGCGGCCGACGCGCCCTGGTGTCCCTACAAGGTGCTGCCCGAGGGCCCCGAGGCGGGAGGCGGGCGCCTGTGCTTCCGCAGCCCCGCGCGCGGCTTCCGCTGCCAGGCGCCCGGCTGCGCGGCGCACGCCTCGGCCGGCCGCTCACTGCGCGCCAGCGTCCTGCGCAACCGCAGCGTGTTGCTGCAGTGGCGCCTGGGGCCGGCCGAGGCGCGCCGCGTGCGCGCCTTCGCGCTCAACTGCTCGTGGCGTGGCGCCTACACGCGCTTCCCATGCGAACGCGTGCTACTCGGCGCCTCCTGCCGCGACTACCTGCTGCCCGATGTGCACGACGGCGTGCGCTACCGCCTTTGCCTGCAGCCGCTGCCGCTGCGAGCCGAGCCGGCAGGCGCCCCGGAGCCCGCCGCACCCGCCGAGTGTGTGGAGTTCGCCGCCGAGCCTGCCGGCATGAGGGAGATCGTGGTGGCCATGACGGCGGTGGGTGGTTCCATCTGCGTTATGCTCGTGGTCATCTGCCTGCTCGTGGCCTACATCACCGAGAACCTCATGCACCCGGCCTTCGGGCGCCCAGGCCTACGCAGGCAGCCCTGA